From a single Miscanthus floridulus cultivar M001 chromosome 8, ASM1932011v1, whole genome shotgun sequence genomic region:
- the LOC136472543 gene encoding lysine histidine transporter 2-like — protein MVGAGVLSLPYAMSKLGWGPGIVVLILSWIITLYTMWQMVEMHEMVPGKWFDQYHKLGQHAFGQKLGLWIVVPQQLIVEVGGDIVFLVTGGKSLKKFHDVICDGKCKDIKLTYFIMIFASCHFILSQLPNFNSISGVSLAAAVMSLSYSTIAWGMSLHKGKLPNVDYDVLAATTSEKAFNYFGALGDVAFAYAGHNVVLEIQATIPSTPENPSKKPMWKGVVVAYIMVAVCYFPVSFFGYWAFGNQVDDNILITLNKPKWLIALANMMVVIHVIGSYQIFAMPVFDMIETVLVKKLHFPPGLALRLIARSTYVALTTFVAITIPFFGGLLGFFGGFAFAPTTYFLPCIMWLAIYKPKRFSLSWFTNWVCILLGVVLMILAPIGALRQIILSAKTYRFYS, from the exons ATGGTTGGCGCCGGCGTGCTCAGCCTTCCTTACGCCATGTCCAAGCTCGGCTG GGGGCCTGGCATCGTGGTGCTGATACTGTCGTGGATCATCACGCTCTACACGATGTGGCAGATGGTAGAGATGCACGAGATGGTCCCCGGGAAGTGGTTCGACCAGTACCACAAGCTCGGGCAGCACGCATTTGGCCAGAAGCTGGGCCTGTGGATCGTCGTGCCGCAGCAGCTCATCGTCGAGGTGGGCGGGGACATCGTGTTCTTGGTCACCGGAGGCAAGTCACTGAAGAAGTTCCACGACGTGATCTGCGACGGCAAGTGCAAGGACATCAAGCTCACCTACTTTATCATGATCTTCGCCTCTTGCCACTTCATCCTCTCCCAGCTCCCCAACTTCAACTCCATCTCCGGCGTCTCCCTTGCCGCTGCTGTCATGTCACTCAG TTACTCAACAATAGCTTGGGGAATGTCGCTGCATAAGGGGAAGTTGCCCAACGTGGATTACGACGTTCTAGCGGCGACGACATCAGAGAAGGCGTTCAACTACTTTGGGGCACTGGGTGATGTGGCGTTCGCATATGCGGGGCACAATGTGGTGCTTGAGATCCAGGCCACCATCCCATCGACGCCGGAGAATCCATCCAAGAAGCCCATGTGGAAGGGTGTCGTCGTCGCCTACATCATGGTTGCCGTCTGCTACTTCCCTGTCTCATTCTTTGGATACTGGGCCTTTGGCAACCAGGTTGATGATAACATCCTCATCACACTCAACAAGCCCAAGTGGCTCATCGCCCTTGCCAACATGATGGTCGTTATCCATGTCATTGGCAGCTACCAG ATTTTTGCCATGCCGGTGTTTGACATGATAGAGACGGTCCTGGTGAAGAAACTGCATTTCCCTCCCGGCCTTGCACTCCGTTTGATTGCCCGGAGCACCTATGTCG CGTTAACAACGTTTGTAGCCATCACTATCCCCTTCTTCGGTGGACTGCTCGGTTTCTTTGGTGGATTCGCCTTTGCACCAACAACTTATTTC CTTCCCTGCATCATGTGGCTTGCAATCTACAAGCCCAAAAGGTTCAGCCTCTCATGGTTCACCAACTGG GTCTGCATTCTTCTTGGAGTGGTCCTGATGATCCTGGCACCGATCGGAGCACTCCGGCAGATCATCTTGTCTGCCAAGACATACCGATTCTACTCGTGA
- the LOC136469366 gene encoding uncharacterized protein, with product MDEGSYGQWCLFFDSTLSKFGLEVHVRSPTSPDERDREWRMVDSCVVNWILATISKGVFDVIRRDCHDAFSLWHAVEGLFQDNELQRAVYLEAELRSLQQGDMSMNDYCTKLKRIADQLRDIGHPVSEPSQA from the coding sequence ATGGATGAGGGGAGCTACGGCCAGTGGTGCCTCTTCTTCGACTCAACCCTCAGCAAGTTCGGCCTCGAGGTCCACGTTCGCTCTCCCACCTCGCCAGACGAGCGCGATCGCGAGTGGCGCATGGTCGACTCATGCGTCGTCAACTGGATCCTCGCCACCATCTCCAAGGGCGTCTTCGACGTCATTCGCCGCGATTGCCACGATGCCTTCTCTCTGTGGCACGCCGTCGAGGGACTCTTCCAGGACAACGAGCTGCAACGCGCCGTGTACCTGGAGGCCGAGCTACGTTCCCTGCAGCAAGGCGACATGTCGATGAACGACTACTGCACCAAGTTGAAGCGCATCGCCGATCAGCTGCGCGACATCGGCCACCCCGTCTCCGAGCCGAGTCAGGCGTGA